A stretch of Candidatus Kryptoniota bacterium DNA encodes these proteins:
- a CDS encoding glycosyltransferase family 2 protein: protein MTVSGFTIIRNGVKYSYPFKEAILSILPMCDEFVVNVGDSEDGTLDEIQSIKSGKLKIINRKWDMSQRENGLLLSTETNYALKECSGDWCFYIQSDEVLHEKYIPTVRAAMEEYVNDVRVEGLRFRYKHFYGSYDYFQDNYRKWYVREVRVIKNRRSIVSWADAMGFMHADGRMIAAVNIKAEIYHYGYVRPPETLAQKRVDFHKLYHDDDEVKRFAESMTTYDDLGNLKKFHDTHPAVMQERVRISNWNFDAKLGDQPPDWVRAIMIFLNPVTKRLKKFLRVSPAKRKS, encoded by the coding sequence TTGACCGTTTCAGGATTTACAATCATAAGGAACGGCGTCAAGTACTCCTATCCATTCAAAGAAGCAATCCTGTCGATTCTCCCAATGTGTGACGAGTTTGTCGTAAATGTCGGCGATTCGGAAGACGGCACGCTCGATGAGATTCAGTCGATCAAGAGCGGGAAATTGAAAATCATAAACCGGAAATGGGATATGTCTCAAAGGGAGAACGGGCTCTTGTTGTCGACCGAAACCAATTATGCTCTCAAGGAATGCTCCGGCGATTGGTGTTTTTACATACAATCCGATGAAGTGCTTCACGAGAAATACATTCCAACAGTCCGGGCAGCGATGGAAGAATATGTCAACGACGTTCGAGTCGAAGGGCTCCGGTTCCGGTACAAGCATTTTTATGGCAGCTATGATTATTTCCAGGATAACTACAGGAAGTGGTACGTTCGCGAAGTGAGAGTGATCAAGAATCGCCGCAGCATTGTGTCGTGGGCAGATGCAATGGGATTCATGCACGCTGATGGAAGAATGATTGCAGCCGTCAATATCAAAGCCGAGATTTATCATTATGGCTACGTTCGTCCTCCGGAAACTCTCGCACAAAAACGAGTCGATTTCCACAAACTCTACCACGACGATGACGAAGTGAAGAGGTTTGCGGAGTCAATGACGACGTACGATGATCTGGGCAATCTCAAGAAGTTCCATGACACACATCCCGCGGTGATGCAAGAGAGAGTGCGAATCAGCAACTGGAATTTTGATGCGAAGCTAGGCGATCAGCCGCCCGACTGGGTCAGGGCAATCATGATCTTTTTAAATCCCGTCACAAAACGGTTGAAAAAGTTTCTTCGCGTGTCACCAGCCAAAAGGAAGTCTTGA
- a CDS encoding APC family permease, translating to MVELVRALKVRDIVLFNIVAIVGPRWISLAAATGPSSVSLWLLALILFFIPQGLAVVHLTRKYPLEGGIYEWAKAEFGNFHGFVAGWCYWANNLVYYPSLLISVAAMAAFILPGTSYLSTDKTFIAIVCLLILWIAIGFNVVGVRIGKWVQNAGAIGTFGPIIIIAALAGVLLYYGKSQTSFSFTNMLPSKIDFGTISFWSSMCFGLAGLELASVMSGEIVEAEKTIPRATYLSGIGIVCIYLVGTVALLIGLSSKDVNIVTGLVQSIQQLETKIGIRGLTNISAFLVTLAGIGGAGAWLAGSARILFVTGIDNYLPARFGEIHPVWKTPHVAIIFQGVIATLFLFMSFIGSGTEQAYLVLVDATIVVYFIPYIYIFLAAARSFWKASSHGSRATNFVKSFTSIIGGLTTLVAIVLAMIPPAAGGDAIQFFLKTLGGSLAFVVAGVLIYWNTERKRAARA from the coding sequence GTGGTTGAGCTTGTCAGAGCATTGAAGGTGCGGGACATCGTCCTGTTCAACATTGTCGCGATTGTTGGACCTCGATGGATTTCGCTCGCGGCGGCAACCGGTCCAAGTTCCGTGTCCCTCTGGCTCCTTGCGCTGATTCTTTTCTTTATACCGCAGGGATTGGCAGTGGTACATTTAACCCGCAAGTACCCGTTGGAAGGGGGAATCTATGAGTGGGCGAAGGCGGAGTTCGGGAACTTCCACGGCTTTGTTGCAGGATGGTGTTACTGGGCAAACAATCTTGTCTACTATCCGTCTCTGCTCATATCCGTGGCGGCGATGGCCGCGTTCATTCTCCCCGGGACGTCATATCTTTCGACCGACAAGACATTCATTGCAATAGTCTGTCTCCTGATTCTCTGGATCGCGATCGGGTTCAACGTCGTCGGTGTTCGCATCGGGAAGTGGGTCCAGAACGCTGGGGCGATAGGGACATTCGGCCCGATCATAATTATTGCCGCGTTGGCGGGTGTACTCCTCTACTACGGGAAGTCGCAAACGAGTTTTTCATTTACAAATATGCTGCCAAGTAAAATTGATTTTGGAACTATCTCGTTCTGGTCGTCCATGTGTTTCGGCCTGGCGGGACTCGAGCTTGCGTCGGTGATGTCAGGGGAGATCGTCGAAGCGGAGAAGACAATCCCAAGGGCAACCTATCTATCAGGCATTGGAATAGTCTGTATTTACTTAGTCGGCACGGTTGCTCTTCTGATCGGACTTTCCTCCAAGGACGTAAATATTGTGACAGGACTTGTCCAATCTATCCAGCAGCTTGAGACGAAGATTGGAATCAGAGGTCTCACAAACATCAGCGCCTTCTTGGTGACTCTCGCAGGAATCGGTGGAGCCGGTGCGTGGCTCGCCGGATCGGCGAGGATACTTTTTGTCACAGGAATCGACAATTATCTCCCGGCGCGTTTCGGGGAAATTCATCCGGTCTGGAAGACTCCGCATGTCGCGATAATTTTTCAGGGCGTGATCGCGACTCTTTTTCTGTTCATGAGCTTCATCGGCTCGGGAACTGAACAGGCTTACCTGGTGCTAGTCGATGCAACGATCGTGGTTTACTTCATTCCATACATTTACATTTTTCTTGCGGCTGCACGGAGCTTCTGGAAGGCATCAAGTCACGGCTCGAGGGCGACAAACTTTGTGAAATCCTTCACGAGCATTATCGGCGGGCTTACCACCTTGGTGGCGATCGTTCTTGCTATGATTCCGCCGGCTGCGGGCGGCGATGCAATCCAATTCTTCCTGAAGACGCTCGGCGGCTCACTCGCGTTTGTCGTTGCGGGAGTGCTTATCTACTGGAACACCGAACGGAAACGGGCTGCAAGGGCGTAG
- a CDS encoding thioredoxin domain-containing protein produces MKNSSSPYLKEAADQPVHWQEYSDDVLKLASELDRPILLDIGAVWCHWCHVMDHESYSDPQLAELINRLFVPVKVDRDQMPDLDSRYQTAIGALTGTGGWPLTAFLTPDGSVFYGGTYFPRTDTQGRPGLLSLLPQIAEVFSKRRDDITKSAQEVYDQLKEYEVRSSVAGELSENIVKSIISDAKSRYDDKFGGFGTAPKFFNATTLQLLSEVAVAEGDQELDAIVKNTLENISRGGVYDQIGGGFHRYSVDRYWHVPHFEKMLYDNALMLKLYLRPLLTGNSMDRRRIARETADWISKSMASAAGPFYAHQDADIGADDDGSYWTWTREEFQRSLTPEEFRVMEQHFDVRKEPADIAGAPSRNVLRIALSVEDIAGLIGKSAKDVGDMVEQGRRKLIEERSRRMSPLIDTSIFADRNGLAISALVEASLELKTKSYLDAASRSADFILANMTSRKGKVAHAYSEGKVTYDGLLDDEIMFGTALLDLFDVMRSDNYIDSAQRIAEVLLDEFEDKQLGGFFDRPVGGDAGGLLANRKKPIEDIPTPSGNSAAAMLFDRLFTITDNRKYYEVAEKTLKAFAGSAPKLGIFAANYARALLLHFRLQKAVR; encoded by the coding sequence TTGAAAAACAGTTCAAGTCCTTACCTCAAGGAAGCCGCCGATCAGCCGGTACATTGGCAGGAATACTCGGACGATGTCCTAAAGCTGGCGAGTGAACTTGACCGACCGATTTTACTCGACATCGGTGCAGTTTGGTGTCACTGGTGCCACGTGATGGATCATGAGTCGTACAGCGATCCGCAGCTGGCCGAGCTTATCAACAGACTTTTTGTTCCGGTGAAAGTGGACCGCGACCAGATGCCGGATCTAGATTCGCGATATCAGACCGCGATCGGTGCGCTGACCGGAACCGGAGGCTGGCCCCTGACTGCATTCCTGACTCCGGACGGAAGTGTCTTCTACGGCGGCACTTATTTTCCGAGAACCGATACGCAGGGAAGGCCGGGCCTTCTTTCTCTTCTCCCACAAATCGCAGAAGTTTTTTCGAAACGCCGGGACGACATCACAAAAAGTGCTCAAGAAGTTTATGACCAGCTCAAGGAATATGAAGTGCGATCTTCCGTGGCTGGTGAGTTAAGCGAAAACATCGTCAAAAGCATAATTTCAGACGCCAAGTCAAGGTACGACGACAAGTTCGGCGGTTTTGGAACAGCGCCTAAGTTTTTCAACGCGACTACACTCCAGCTCCTGTCGGAAGTGGCTGTGGCTGAAGGTGATCAGGAACTCGACGCGATAGTGAAGAACACTCTCGAAAACATTTCGCGCGGCGGCGTCTACGACCAGATAGGCGGCGGATTCCATAGGTATTCTGTAGACAGGTACTGGCACGTCCCTCATTTTGAAAAAATGTTATACGACAATGCTCTGATGCTGAAGCTCTATCTCCGCCCGCTACTGACCGGAAACTCGATGGACCGCCGGAGGATCGCGAGAGAAACCGCCGATTGGATTTCCAAATCGATGGCCTCGGCAGCAGGGCCATTCTATGCTCATCAGGATGCGGACATCGGAGCGGATGATGACGGAAGTTACTGGACATGGACCCGGGAGGAGTTTCAACGTTCTCTGACGCCGGAGGAGTTTCGAGTAATGGAACAGCATTTCGATGTTCGCAAAGAGCCTGCGGACATAGCCGGCGCACCCTCGCGAAACGTGCTTAGAATTGCGCTGAGTGTCGAGGATATTGCCGGATTGATCGGCAAATCAGCGAAGGATGTTGGCGACATGGTCGAGCAGGGACGTCGCAAGCTGATAGAAGAAAGATCCCGGCGAATGTCTCCACTTATCGATACAAGTATTTTCGCTGACAGAAATGGACTTGCAATTTCGGCATTGGTCGAAGCGTCACTGGAACTGAAAACGAAATCATATCTTGACGCGGCTTCTCGGTCAGCGGATTTCATACTTGCCAACATGACTTCCAGGAAGGGAAAGGTCGCGCACGCGTATTCCGAAGGTAAAGTCACATATGATGGTCTTCTCGATGACGAAATAATGTTCGGGACCGCGCTGCTCGATCTGTTCGATGTGATGAGAAGCGACAACTATATCGACTCGGCTCAGCGAATTGCTGAGGTTCTCCTGGACGAATTTGAAGACAAGCAGCTTGGCGGATTTTTTGACAGACCTGTCGGCGGCGACGCGGGAGGACTGTTAGCTAACCGGAAGAAACCCATAGAGGATATCCCCACGCCATCCGGAAACTCGGCCGCAGCAATGTTGTTTGACAGGCTCTTCACAATTACAGATAACCGAAAGTATTATGAAGTTGCTGAGAAAACATTGAAGGCCTTTGCGGGTTCCGCCCCGAAGCTCGGAATATTTGCGGCGAACTATGCGCGTGCGCTGCTTCTACACTTCAGACTTCAAAAGGCTGTCAGATAA
- a CDS encoding DUF2007 domain-containing protein: protein MKANSSNIPPGFVRVYYTFVPANIMLAKMILDREGIEYFTRGETWAGVYPGADGMATVDFLVKDEDVSDAKKVLKDLIEGNH, encoded by the coding sequence ATGAAAGCAAACTCCAGCAATATCCCGCCAGGTTTTGTCCGTGTCTATTACACATTTGTGCCTGCAAACATCATGCTAGCCAAAATGATATTGGACCGCGAAGGTATCGAGTATTTCACCCGTGGCGAGACGTGGGCCGGCGTATATCCCGGAGCTGACGGGATGGCCACAGTGGACTTCCTCGTAAAAGATGAGGACGTATCCGACGCCAAAAAAGTGCTGAAGGATCTCATCGAAGGGAATCACTGA
- a CDS encoding aminotransferase class I/II-fold pyridoxal phosphate-dependent enzyme, which translates to MKKGKSTISIHGRPDISYRGANFPIYQSTTFAVEKSDDYYKYIRGEEEFFMYTRYSNPTIRNVEEKLALLENGEDSILFSSGMAAITTAILAFVEKGDNIVAFRRLYGTAYRFLRDVAPKFGINVKFVDEAGLYDPKNLDSRTKIIYFETPINPTSECVSIERTVKMARKSEAITMIDNTFASPINQNPIDFGVDVVIHSATKYIGGHSDVMAGAAIGSKELISRIRDAMKMFGGCVNPIDAYMIDRSLKTLQPRVEKQNRSAQRIAEFFNRQKKVKKVYYPGLPSSKSYKIARKQMSGFGGVLCIELDNLDVAKIFCDSLGLALNATSLGGVETLVSIPVLTSHIKMGPEELAAANVSEGMVRVSIGLEDVDDLIQDFKNALSKI; encoded by the coding sequence TTGAAGAAAGGCAAATCGACAATATCGATCCATGGAAGACCCGATATTTCTTACCGGGGAGCAAATTTTCCGATTTACCAGAGCACAACATTCGCCGTGGAGAAAAGTGATGACTACTACAAGTATATCCGTGGCGAAGAAGAGTTCTTCATGTACACGCGATATTCAAATCCGACGATTCGAAACGTGGAGGAAAAACTCGCGCTCCTGGAGAATGGTGAAGACTCGATATTGTTCTCTAGCGGCATGGCAGCGATAACCACTGCGATCCTTGCGTTTGTGGAGAAGGGAGACAACATTGTCGCTTTCAGGCGACTCTACGGTACCGCCTACAGATTTCTACGCGATGTCGCCCCGAAATTCGGAATCAATGTGAAGTTCGTCGATGAAGCCGGACTATACGACCCTAAGAACTTGGACAGCCGGACAAAGATCATCTACTTTGAAACGCCCATCAACCCCACCTCCGAATGTGTATCTATTGAACGGACAGTAAAGATGGCGCGTAAATCGGAAGCCATAACCATGATAGATAATACATTCGCGTCTCCCATCAACCAAAATCCAATAGACTTCGGAGTAGATGTTGTCATACACAGCGCCACAAAATACATCGGCGGCCACAGCGATGTAATGGCGGGCGCGGCAATCGGGTCGAAGGAACTGATTTCCAGGATTCGGGACGCGATGAAAATGTTCGGCGGATGCGTGAACCCGATCGACGCATACATGATCGATCGAAGCTTGAAAACGCTCCAGCCGAGAGTCGAGAAACAGAATCGATCAGCCCAAAGGATTGCAGAATTCTTTAACAGGCAGAAGAAGGTCAAAAAGGTGTACTATCCGGGGCTTCCCTCTTCTAAAAGTTATAAGATCGCCCGCAAACAGATGAGCGGGTTCGGCGGAGTTCTCTGCATCGAACTGGATAATCTCGATGTGGCCAAGATATTCTGCGATTCACTCGGGCTGGCACTGAACGCGACGAGTCTCGGGGGTGTGGAAACTCTTGTGAGCATCCCCGTCCTTACAAGTCACATCAAGATGGGCCCTGAGGAACTGGCAGCCGCCAACGTCAGTGAAGGTATGGTGAGGGTCTCTATCGGTTTGGAGGACGTCGACGATCTCATTCAGGATTTCAAAAACGCTCTTTCGAAGATTTGA
- a CDS encoding pyridoxine 5'-phosphate synthase, translating to MKRLSVNIDHVATLRQARGERSPDPVSAALIAEVAGADGIVCHLREDRRHIQDNDVYLLRKVLTTKLDLEMAATDEIVGVALNVIPDLVTLVPERRAELTTEGGLDVVSQYSHLKNVITRFHAKDILVSLFIAPDEAQVTASRKAGADFVELHTGEYANSKGPRKRDQLERLKKAAKSARKKGLMVNAGHGLDYKNLAEVASVEEIEEFSIGHALICRALLVGMERAVKEMMQILRESER from the coding sequence ATGAAGAGACTTTCAGTAAACATTGACCATGTCGCGACTCTGCGGCAGGCTCGGGGAGAACGCTCTCCCGATCCGGTAAGTGCAGCACTTATCGCTGAAGTTGCGGGCGCGGACGGGATAGTCTGCCATTTACGTGAAGACAGGCGGCATATTCAGGATAACGATGTCTATCTGTTACGCAAAGTTCTTACCACGAAACTTGATCTGGAGATGGCCGCAACTGATGAGATCGTCGGGGTCGCCCTGAATGTCATCCCAGATCTGGTCACACTTGTGCCCGAGCGGCGCGCAGAGCTGACCACCGAAGGCGGCCTCGATGTGGTCTCGCAATATTCTCATCTGAAAAACGTGATCACGCGATTCCACGCCAAGGATATTCTGGTCAGTCTATTCATTGCGCCAGACGAGGCGCAGGTGACCGCGTCGAGGAAGGCCGGCGCCGATTTCGTTGAGCTCCACACCGGCGAGTACGCTAATTCAAAAGGCCCGAGAAAAAGAGATCAGCTCGAACGCCTAAAGAAGGCAGCCAAGTCCGCGCGAAAGAAAGGATTAATGGTCAATGCGGGACACGGGCTCGATTACAAGAACCTCGCGGAAGTTGCCTCGGTCGAGGAAATCGAGGAATTCAGCATCGGGCACGCGCTCATCTGTCGTGCTCTTCTAGTCGGTATGGAGCGAGCGGTAAAGGAAATGATGCAGATACTACGGGAGAGTGAACGTTGA
- the rlmB gene encoding 23S rRNA (guanosine(2251)-2'-O)-methyltransferase RlmB has protein sequence MADERIVGRNAVAEALRSGSNISKIYILYSAHGGSLNEIYSMAKRAGVPISKVDSKQFAELTSGLQVNESPQGIVASVSQIKYFDLSEIVEVSLKKKYPFLLLLDRIQDPQNFGAILRTASFFGIDGVVISREGQAPLNETAVKASAGGAFHIKIARESNLHQTMTYLKEKGFWIATSVVKSPVTIRELDLKLPLAVLLGNEGSGVRKLLRDKSDFTFSIPQAGRMDSLNVSVATGIICYEIMRQRGGQV, from the coding sequence GTGGCTGACGAGAGAATTGTAGGAAGGAATGCCGTAGCAGAGGCGCTCCGGTCGGGATCAAACATTTCAAAGATTTATATACTTTATTCCGCGCATGGAGGCAGTCTCAACGAGATTTACTCAATGGCAAAACGGGCCGGCGTCCCGATTTCAAAAGTCGATTCAAAACAATTTGCAGAGCTGACATCCGGCCTCCAGGTAAACGAATCGCCCCAGGGAATAGTAGCTTCGGTAAGCCAGATCAAATACTTCGATCTGTCTGAAATTGTCGAAGTAAGTCTTAAGAAGAAATACCCATTTCTGCTGTTGCTCGACCGGATCCAGGACCCTCAAAATTTCGGTGCGATTTTGAGAACCGCCTCCTTCTTCGGAATCGACGGAGTCGTGATTTCAAGAGAAGGCCAGGCCCCTTTGAACGAAACCGCAGTCAAAGCGTCGGCAGGCGGAGCATTTCATATCAAGATCGCCCGCGAAAGCAACCTGCACCAAACGATGACTTATCTCAAAGAAAAAGGCTTCTGGATCGCGACGAGCGTTGTGAAGTCGCCGGTGACGATCCGGGAACTTGATCTAAAGCTACCGCTCGCCGTCCTCCTGGGAAATGAAGGGAGCGGAGTTCGAAAGCTGCTACGGGACAAATCTGATTTTACATTTTCGATTCCGCAAGCCGGGAGAATGGATTCGTTGAATGTGTCGGTAGCCACTGGTATCATCTGCTACGAGATCATGCGCCAAAGAGGAGGTCAGGTATGA
- a CDS encoding glutaredoxin family protein yields MTKVLLYKKEECSLCDEAEIILERLKKEKKFFLERITLENNTDLFERFGHKVPVVFINDRIVFEFKLDEAAFLKKLSEYQ; encoded by the coding sequence ATGACAAAAGTGCTCCTTTACAAGAAGGAAGAATGCAGTCTTTGTGACGAAGCTGAAATCATTCTGGAGCGTCTGAAAAAAGAGAAGAAATTTTTCCTGGAGAGAATAACTCTGGAAAATAATACAGATTTGTTCGAACGGTTTGGTCACAAAGTCCCTGTGGTCTTCATAAACGACAGAATCGTATTTGAGTTCAAACTGGATGAGGCCGCATTCCTGAAGAAGCTTTCCGAATATCAATGA